Proteins co-encoded in one Phenylobacterium soli genomic window:
- a CDS encoding glycosyltransferase family protein — translation MSAPTDLKTLPLPDLYRLAAQLRQAVRPAATEAVLREILSRQPDEAQVRFALAYQLLARGAFAEAWPYYEARTEVPALGIRKPDFRTPEWQGQPVASLLIWPEQGFGDQIMFARYAALLRDRGVKVVMVAPPALAPLFETLAVEVLVGREGLALPRCDAWVMAGSLPRWLGVHAPQSYFPTQGTGVGIGVASRGNPAYAKDAQRSLPPELAAELLALPGAVSLDQADTGAADFGQTARIVIGLQRVVTVDTAVAHLAGALGKPTWVLLSHDPDWRWGWAGETTPWYPTVRLFRQQTPGDWRPVLEAVKTELSAATR, via the coding sequence ATGAGCGCGCCCACGGACCTCAAGACCCTGCCCCTGCCGGACCTCTACCGTCTGGCCGCCCAGCTTCGCCAGGCCGTGCGTCCGGCGGCCACGGAAGCCGTGCTCCGTGAGATCCTCTCGCGCCAGCCGGACGAGGCCCAGGTCCGCTTCGCGCTCGCCTACCAGCTCCTCGCCCGCGGCGCCTTCGCCGAGGCCTGGCCCTACTACGAGGCGCGCACCGAGGTTCCCGCCCTCGGGATCCGCAAGCCCGACTTCCGGACGCCGGAATGGCAGGGCCAGCCGGTCGCCTCCCTGCTCATCTGGCCCGAACAGGGGTTCGGCGACCAGATCATGTTCGCCCGCTACGCCGCCCTGCTGCGCGACCGCGGCGTCAAGGTGGTGATGGTCGCGCCGCCGGCGCTCGCGCCGTTGTTCGAGACCCTGGCGGTCGAGGTTCTGGTCGGGCGCGAGGGGCTCGCCCTGCCGCGCTGCGACGCCTGGGTCATGGCCGGCTCCCTGCCGCGTTGGCTCGGCGTCCACGCCCCGCAGAGCTACTTCCCGACACAAGGGACGGGTGTTGGGATCGGCGTCGCCAGTCGCGGCAATCCGGCCTACGCCAAGGACGCCCAGCGCTCGCTGCCGCCCGAGCTCGCCGCCGAGCTCCTCGCCCTGCCGGGCGCCGTCAGCCTCGACCAGGCGGACACCGGGGCCGCCGATTTCGGCCAGACCGCCCGGATCGTCATCGGCCTTCAGCGGGTGGTCACCGTCGACACCGCGGTCGCCCACCTCGCCGGCGCGCTCGGCAAGCCCACCTGGGTGCTGCTCTCGCACGATCCCGACTGGCGCTGGGGCTGGGCGGGCGAAACGACGCCCTGGTATCCGACGGTGCGGCTCTTCCGCCAGCAGACGCCGGGTGACTGGCGCCCGGTCCTCGAGGCGGTCAAGACGGAGCTTTCCGCCGCTACTCGCTGA
- a CDS encoding AAA family ATPase, which produces MTATLHVIFGPSGAGKTTYANAFARRERAVVFILDEWMARLFGPDIPNPIEFEWMMERVQRCEAQIWSVAAGVLATGTSVIMDIGLMRRADRARVKEIAEGAELPLQFHYVDAPVETRRARVAERNTVRGENFAIEVTPEMFEFVEGIFELPSPAELDGAIVSISE; this is translated from the coding sequence ATGACCGCAACGCTGCACGTGATCTTCGGCCCTTCGGGCGCCGGCAAGACGACCTACGCCAACGCCTTCGCCCGCCGCGAACGGGCGGTGGTGTTCATCCTCGACGAATGGATGGCCCGGCTGTTCGGCCCGGACATCCCCAACCCGATCGAGTTCGAGTGGATGATGGAGCGGGTGCAGCGCTGCGAGGCGCAGATCTGGTCGGTGGCCGCGGGCGTGCTGGCCACCGGCACCTCGGTGATCATGGACATCGGCCTGATGCGCCGCGCCGACCGGGCGCGGGTGAAGGAGATCGCCGAGGGCGCCGAGCTGCCGCTGCAGTTCCACTACGTGGACGCCCCGGTGGAGACCCGCCGGGCGCGGGTGGCCGAGCGCAACACCGTGCGCGGCGAGAACTTCGCCATCGAGGTGACGCCGGAGATGTTCGAGTTCGTGGAGGGGATCTTCGAGCTGCCCTCGCCCGCCGAGCTGGACGGCGCGATCGTCAGCATCAGCGAGTAG